The Pseudodesulfovibrio sp. S3 genome window below encodes:
- a CDS encoding penicillin-binding transpeptidase domain-containing protein → MAKDSKGRTDHSGIKIGFVMTLFSVALCALWVRAGWIQLHEGDILAEMASRQSLAAEYEYGERGRIFDRNGQMLATSVEAKSIFIRPYEIENIDVAADVLSRDLKLSRSSVYRKLKSSKKFIWIKRQVTDREAAAVVKADVKGIRLTSEFSRIYPNGHLAGQLLGFVDIDGRGREGIEYALNDRLTPGKAEFVVQRDAMGRHMYLDAHGREVDINGLDVRLTIDTHIQHAAEQALANSIAKYDAKAGIVMVVDVKSGDILAMANQPFFNPNTVRASTPAQRRLRSLTDIYEPGSSMKPFLFAAALEENVITPDTLIDCENGRWTVARKVIRDTHPARWLPAHKVLRYSSNIGSAKIGMDLGAGVYYDYLSKLGFGEKTNIGLPGESVGILMPPSKWTSVDLAAISFGQAIGVTALQMARAFLCIANQGATKELNLIKFPATDRKNATIQIFRPETTAAVLSMMKDVVHEDGTGRSALIEGITMAGKTGTAQKASKNGGYGNQYLSSFVALVPAEEPELLVITMIDEPQKANYGSMVAAPVCREVTVRTLAYHGQLSETLHANVEESVSVDGLENEPLNQTMDAPMPQTVTDKVPDIEGMPVRRALELLAKMGIVPVLKGQGMTVKRQQPSAGLPWPGNRTKEGADDVFVLWLS, encoded by the coding sequence ATGGCAAAGGACAGCAAGGGGCGCACGGATCACAGTGGGATCAAGATAGGGTTTGTAATGACCCTGTTTTCGGTTGCACTTTGTGCTCTGTGGGTTCGCGCCGGATGGATACAACTCCATGAAGGCGACATCTTGGCCGAAATGGCCTCCAGGCAAAGCCTCGCCGCCGAATACGAATACGGTGAACGGGGCCGCATCTTCGACCGCAACGGTCAGATGCTGGCTACGTCCGTGGAGGCCAAATCCATTTTTATCCGTCCCTACGAGATCGAAAATATCGACGTGGCTGCCGATGTCCTTTCCCGCGACCTCAAGCTTTCCCGTTCCTCGGTTTACAGGAAGCTCAAGTCCTCAAAGAAGTTCATCTGGATCAAGCGGCAGGTCACTGACCGCGAGGCCGCTGCCGTGGTCAAGGCCGACGTCAAGGGCATCCGCCTGACGAGTGAATTTTCCCGCATCTACCCCAACGGTCATTTGGCAGGCCAACTCCTCGGCTTCGTGGACATCGACGGTCGGGGCCGCGAGGGCATCGAATACGCCCTCAATGACAGGCTCACCCCCGGCAAGGCCGAATTCGTGGTCCAACGCGATGCCATGGGACGGCACATGTACCTGGACGCCCACGGCCGCGAAGTGGATATCAACGGCCTGGACGTGCGCCTGACCATCGACACCCACATCCAGCACGCCGCGGAACAGGCCCTGGCCAATTCCATCGCCAAATACGATGCCAAGGCAGGCATCGTCATGGTCGTGGACGTCAAATCCGGCGACATCCTGGCCATGGCCAACCAGCCCTTCTTCAATCCGAACACGGTGCGCGCCTCCACTCCGGCACAGCGCAGGCTCCGGTCCCTGACTGACATCTACGAACCAGGGTCCAGCATGAAGCCCTTCCTGTTCGCTGCCGCCCTGGAAGAAAACGTCATCACCCCGGACACCCTGATCGATTGCGAAAACGGCCGCTGGACCGTGGCCCGCAAAGTCATCCGGGACACCCACCCCGCAAGATGGCTGCCTGCCCACAAGGTGCTCCGCTACTCCTCCAACATCGGCTCGGCCAAGATCGGCATGGACCTCGGCGCCGGCGTCTATTACGACTATCTTTCCAAACTCGGATTCGGCGAAAAGACCAACATCGGCCTTCCCGGCGAATCCGTCGGCATCCTCATGCCTCCGAGCAAATGGACCTCCGTGGACCTGGCTGCCATCAGCTTCGGCCAGGCCATAGGCGTCACGGCCCTGCAAATGGCCCGCGCCTTCCTCTGCATCGCCAACCAGGGAGCCACCAAGGAACTCAACCTGATCAAGTTCCCGGCAACGGACCGCAAGAACGCCACCATCCAGATCTTCCGCCCCGAGACCACTGCCGCGGTACTCTCCATGATGAAGGACGTGGTCCATGAGGACGGCACCGGTCGCAGTGCGCTCATCGAGGGAATCACCATGGCGGGCAAGACCGGCACGGCCCAGAAGGCCTCCAAGAACGGCGGGTACGGCAACCAGTACCTTTCCTCTTTCGTGGCTCTGGTCCCGGCCGAGGAACCGGAGTTGCTGGTCATCACCATGATCGACGAACCGCAAAAGGCCAATTACGGCTCCATGGTCGCGGCCCCGGTCTGCCGGGAAGTGACCGTGCGCACCCTGGCCTACCACGGCCAGTTGTCCGAAACCTTGCACGCCAACGTCGAGGAAAGCGTGTCGGTGGACGGATTGGAGAACGAACCGCTCAATCAGACAATGGACGCACCAATGCCTCAGACCGTCACGGACAAAGTCCCGGACATTGAGGGAATGCCTGTGCGGCGGGCTTTGGAACTATTGGCAAAAATGGGAATAGTCCCTGTGCTCAAGGGCCAGGGGATGACGGTCAAACGCCAGCAGCCCTCTGCAGGGCTGCCATGGCCGGGAAACCGAACAAAGGAGGGAGCGGATGATGTTTTTGTTCTCTGGCTCTCATAG
- the rsmH gene encoding 16S rRNA (cytosine(1402)-N(4))-methyltransferase RsmH, with amino-acid sequence MTPEAVDPASRHTTVLLHEVVEWLRPRPGGRYMDGTLGMGGHSLALLQAAGGKAELVGLDRDQEALTLARRRLVDFTDQVHLFHLPFSRFEEALDEIGWDQVDGAVLDLGVSSMQLDEADRGFSFIHDGPLDMRMDPDSGPSAEDLVNTLKHGDLARIIRVYGEDPLAGKIASAILKARENKAITRTLQLAEIVRLAYPPKMRHTARNHPATRTFQGLRIAVNRETEELEHYLETIVGRLKPGARLAIISFHSLEDRAVKHAFRDAAKGCKCPPHQLHCTCGGVPEMKVLTKKPMVASEAERDGNPRARSAKLRIAEKLGPDGEDA; translated from the coding sequence ATGACACCGGAAGCAGTAGACCCTGCATCAAGGCACACGACGGTTCTTTTACATGAAGTGGTTGAGTGGTTACGACCACGCCCCGGCGGCCGTTACATGGACGGCACCCTGGGCATGGGAGGCCACAGCCTGGCGCTTTTGCAAGCGGCAGGCGGCAAGGCCGAGCTCGTAGGGCTTGACCGGGACCAGGAGGCATTGACGCTGGCAAGACGGCGTCTGGTGGACTTCACAGATCAAGTGCATCTGTTCCACCTGCCCTTTTCCCGGTTTGAGGAAGCCCTGGACGAGATCGGATGGGATCAGGTGGACGGCGCGGTTCTGGATCTCGGCGTCTCCTCCATGCAGTTGGACGAAGCCGACCGGGGATTCAGCTTCATCCACGACGGTCCGCTGGACATGCGCATGGACCCCGACTCCGGCCCTTCGGCGGAAGACCTGGTCAATACGCTGAAACACGGTGATCTGGCGCGGATCATCCGAGTCTACGGGGAAGACCCCCTGGCCGGAAAAATCGCGTCGGCAATATTGAAGGCACGGGAAAACAAAGCGATCACGAGGACGCTTCAGCTGGCCGAGATAGTGCGGCTGGCATATCCGCCCAAGATGCGGCACACAGCCCGCAATCATCCGGCGACCCGCACCTTCCAAGGACTGCGAATAGCGGTCAACAGGGAAACTGAGGAACTTGAACATTACCTTGAAACCATAGTCGGACGCCTGAAACCGGGCGCAAGGTTGGCCATTATTTCGTTTCACTCCCTGGAGGACAGGGCCGTGAAGCACGCATTTCGGGATGCCGCCAAAGGGTGCAAATGCCCCCCGCATCAACTCCACTGCACCTGCGGCGGCGTGCCCGAAATGAAAGTGCTCACCAAGAAACCGATGGTCGCCTCGGAAGCTGAGCGGGACGGTAATCCCCGCGCCAGGAGTGCCAAACTCCGAATCGCGGAAAAACTCGGTCCCGACGGAGAAGACGCATGA
- the murD gene encoding UDP-N-acetylmuramoyl-L-alanine--D-glutamate ligase, which translates to MNRIVRNFINESILSGKQSVVVGTGKSGLAAARLLDVLGARVRIVDRNEQVTEAVLGALKGKAELITGPHKKEHFTDADIIVLSPGVAVKKLAPVLEGIPSRNIVAELEFASWFIEAPVLAVTGSNGKTTTTTLISQIFEQAGRRVFTGGNIGVPLCEYLLDMEPAEIIVLEVSSFQLQNSRLFKPHVGLFLNFSANHLDYHENMDEYLDAKLAMFHRMTGEDTALLHESMRPLLEGRSFTNAHVQWFGPTDRFEAPHLPGEHNRSNVEAAWQAVKRFGITEAQAAETIRNFKPLAHRIEPVAEKKGVLYVNDSKATTLDAALAAVRSFDRPVRILMGGVWKGGDVAQFARDIKGSVVSVGLFGGAREELEPGLKDLFPVTWDETLEAALKRQTAEAVSGDVILLSPATASFDQYNGMAERGGDFKRVVEGLDD; encoded by the coding sequence GTGAATCGCATCGTCCGCAACTTCATCAATGAATCCATCCTCTCGGGCAAACAGTCCGTGGTGGTGGGTACCGGCAAGTCCGGCCTGGCCGCGGCCAGGCTGCTCGACGTGCTCGGCGCACGAGTGCGCATTGTGGACCGCAACGAACAGGTCACCGAAGCAGTGCTTGGGGCGCTCAAGGGCAAGGCCGAACTGATCACCGGTCCTCACAAGAAGGAACATTTCACGGATGCGGACATCATTGTCCTGTCTCCGGGCGTTGCCGTAAAGAAGCTCGCTCCGGTGCTGGAAGGCATCCCGTCCCGGAACATCGTGGCCGAACTGGAGTTTGCCTCCTGGTTCATCGAGGCCCCGGTGCTGGCCGTGACCGGCTCCAACGGCAAGACCACGACCACCACGCTCATCTCCCAGATCTTCGAGCAGGCGGGTCGGCGCGTCTTCACGGGCGGCAATATCGGCGTCCCCCTGTGCGAATACCTGCTGGACATGGAACCTGCCGAGATCATTGTGCTCGAAGTCTCCAGTTTCCAACTCCAGAACTCCCGTCTGTTCAAACCGCACGTTGGCCTTTTCCTGAATTTTTCCGCCAACCATCTAGATTACCATGAAAACATGGACGAATATCTGGACGCCAAGCTGGCCATGTTCCATCGCATGACCGGCGAGGATACCGCACTCCTGCACGAGTCCATGCGCCCATTGCTGGAAGGACGCTCCTTCACCAATGCCCATGTGCAGTGGTTCGGCCCCACCGACCGTTTCGAGGCCCCGCACCTTCCCGGCGAGCACAACCGCTCCAATGTGGAGGCCGCATGGCAGGCCGTGAAGCGGTTCGGCATAACCGAGGCGCAGGCCGCCGAGACCATCCGCAATTTTAAACCCCTGGCCCACCGCATCGAACCTGTGGCCGAGAAAAAGGGCGTGCTCTACGTGAACGATTCCAAGGCCACCACCCTGGACGCCGCTCTGGCCGCGGTCCGTTCCTTTGACCGTCCCGTACGCATCCTCATGGGCGGCGTCTGGAAGGGCGGCGACGTGGCGCAGTTCGCAAGGGACATCAAGGGTTCCGTCGTCAGCGTGGGGCTGTTCGGCGGCGCACGCGAGGAGCTGGAACCGGGCCTGAAAGACCTTTTCCCCGTGACCTGGGACGAGACCCTGGAAGCGGCCTTGAAACGGCAGACCGCAGAAGCCGTTTCCGGTGACGTGATCCTGCTCTCCCCGGCCACGGCCAGTTTCGACCAGTACAACGGCATGGCCGAACGCGGCGGCGACTTCAAGCGCGTGGTGGAGGGACTTGATGACTAG
- the pyk gene encoding pyruvate kinase produces the protein MDRHIKIIATLGPGTETYEAVKALVENGAKIFRLNFSHGGREFFSKMVDIIRRLEEETGLTLTILQDLSGPKIRTCDVGLGAFEVTKGSEVLLGTPDKAAKVDEPFICLDIPEMFASVKVGDPVALSDGMIRFNVIKIEEENLIRMEATNSGMCPPRKGITFPGTTTPLAPLTDKDKADLAIGMDLGVDVVAMSFVQKPDDIRNLRDEMLQYGRCIPIIAKLERTAALACLGEIIQEADGIMVARGDLGLELDLAELPVAQKRIINACNLAGKPVIVATQMLLSMVNSPMATRAETTDVANAILDGADCVMLSEETAIGRYPSETVKFMRKIAYEIEAYMFESHRAELDRGGEKDHPSTFLAYAAAMLAGKTNAKAIVCHSTSGATSRLLSSCRPKQSIYALSSDHTVRHFTNLSWGVIPAIPLDVIHDHQERAEVFVRQSPAFEEGDIVIVTAGQPERGKSSTQTNVVKLYEKSSKEVS, from the coding sequence ATGGACAGGCACATAAAGATCATCGCCACCCTGGGACCCGGCACTGAAACCTACGAAGCGGTCAAAGCATTGGTGGAGAACGGGGCCAAGATTTTTCGGCTCAATTTTTCCCACGGAGGTCGTGAGTTCTTTTCCAAGATGGTGGACATCATCCGCCGACTGGAAGAAGAAACCGGATTGACCCTGACCATCCTTCAGGACCTGTCCGGGCCGAAAATTCGTACCTGCGACGTGGGGCTGGGAGCCTTCGAAGTGACCAAGGGAAGTGAGGTTTTGCTGGGAACGCCCGACAAGGCTGCGAAAGTGGACGAGCCGTTCATCTGTCTGGATATCCCCGAGATGTTCGCGAGCGTGAAGGTGGGCGATCCCGTGGCCCTGTCCGACGGCATGATCCGTTTCAACGTGATCAAGATCGAAGAGGAAAACCTCATTCGTATGGAAGCCACCAATTCCGGCATGTGTCCGCCGCGAAAGGGGATAACCTTCCCGGGCACCACCACGCCGCTGGCCCCGCTTACGGACAAGGACAAGGCCGATCTGGCCATTGGCATGGACCTGGGCGTGGACGTGGTCGCCATGAGTTTCGTGCAGAAACCCGACGACATCCGAAATCTGCGTGATGAAATGCTTCAGTATGGACGATGCATTCCCATCATTGCCAAGTTGGAGCGTACCGCTGCCCTGGCCTGCCTGGGTGAGATCATTCAGGAAGCGGACGGGATCATGGTGGCGCGGGGCGATCTTGGCCTTGAACTCGATCTGGCCGAGTTGCCTGTGGCCCAGAAAAGGATCATCAATGCCTGCAACCTGGCGGGCAAGCCGGTCATCGTGGCCACGCAGATGCTGCTTTCCATGGTCAATTCGCCCATGGCCACCAGGGCCGAGACCACGGACGTGGCCAATGCCATTCTGGACGGCGCTGATTGCGTCATGCTTTCCGAGGAAACGGCCATCGGGCGGTATCCCAGCGAGACCGTCAAGTTCATGCGCAAGATTGCCTACGAGATCGAGGCGTACATGTTCGAATCCCATCGGGCCGAGCTGGATCGGGGCGGAGAAAAGGACCATCCCTCCACTTTCCTGGCCTATGCGGCGGCCATGCTGGCGGGCAAGACCAATGCCAAGGCCATTGTCTGCCATTCGACTTCGGGTGCCACATCCAGGCTGCTTTCTTCGTGCAGGCCCAAACAGTCAATATACGCACTTTCTTCCGACCACACGGTCAGGCACTTCACAAATCTGTCTTGGGGGGTTATTCCTGCCATACCGCTGGACGTCATTCATGACCATCAGGAACGAGCCGAGGTGTTCGTCCGGCAGTCCCCGGCATTTGAAGAAGGGGATATCGTCATCGTCACGGCGGGGCAGCCCGAGAGGGGCAAGTCCTCGACCCAGACCAACGTGGTCAAGTTGTATGAAAAGTCAAGCAAAGAAGTGAGTTAA
- the murF gene encoding UDP-N-acetylmuramoyl-tripeptide--D-alanyl-D-alanine ligase → MNLTLADTARCLGGMAEEGWQDITLKEVKTDSRTVEPGDLFFCIAGEQYDGHEFVGQAVKNGAAAVIASRMIPDAHAPVIMVRDTVGALGRLAACWRDMCGAKLVAVTGTAGKTTVKEMLHAVASQRFDTAKNYRNFNNQIGLPLSMLKATAAQELWIMELGISRHGDMEELAPVASPDLAVITNVGPGHLEGLGNEAGVAQAKTTLLKYLRQSGTAIVSSDYPLLWNAAREIVDAPVAFSGKPDSEAAYAASFLGASDGGWGRFRLRTPEGDGELTAPFCGDHYAENLACVAAVAHQLGLTREEVISGVQTMAADAQRFCCKVGGEVMVIDDTYNANPLSMARSIRTAANLADGRPLILVLGDMRELGNEATLHHEALGRVIRETAPAAIFYKGEFLDAVARGYGGPIHQTGNLEEFLDAWRGLGIDRAVVLVKGSRSLKMETLANGLCRELNAEAQGGTN, encoded by the coding sequence GTGAACCTGACCCTGGCTGACACAGCACGCTGCCTAGGCGGCATGGCCGAAGAAGGCTGGCAGGACATCACCTTGAAAGAGGTGAAGACCGACTCCCGTACCGTGGAGCCGGGCGATCTGTTCTTCTGCATTGCAGGCGAGCAGTACGACGGCCACGAATTCGTGGGCCAGGCTGTCAAAAACGGCGCGGCAGCCGTCATTGCCTCACGCATGATCCCCGATGCCCACGCCCCGGTAATCATGGTTCGCGACACCGTGGGCGCCCTGGGACGCCTGGCCGCCTGCTGGCGCGACATGTGCGGCGCCAAGCTGGTGGCTGTCACCGGCACTGCGGGCAAGACCACGGTCAAGGAGATGCTCCATGCCGTGGCCTCGCAAAGATTCGACACGGCCAAGAACTACCGCAATTTCAACAATCAGATAGGCCTGCCCCTGTCCATGCTCAAGGCCACGGCGGCCCAGGAGCTCTGGATCATGGAACTGGGCATCTCCAGGCACGGCGACATGGAAGAGCTCGCCCCGGTGGCCAGCCCGGACCTGGCGGTCATCACCAACGTCGGCCCCGGCCACCTCGAAGGGCTGGGCAACGAAGCCGGTGTGGCCCAGGCCAAAACAACCCTGCTCAAATACCTCCGCCAGAGCGGTACGGCCATCGTCTCCAGTGATTACCCGCTGCTCTGGAACGCGGCCCGCGAGATCGTGGATGCGCCCGTGGCCTTTTCCGGCAAGCCCGATTCCGAGGCCGCCTATGCCGCCTCGTTCCTCGGAGCATCCGACGGCGGGTGGGGACGCTTCCGGCTCCGTACCCCCGAAGGCGACGGCGAACTGACCGCCCCGTTCTGCGGCGACCACTACGCCGAGAACCTTGCCTGCGTGGCCGCCGTTGCCCATCAGCTAGGCCTGACGCGGGAAGAGGTCATCTCGGGCGTACAGACCATGGCTGCCGACGCACAGCGTTTCTGCTGCAAGGTCGGCGGCGAAGTCATGGTTATCGACGACACATACAACGCCAACCCCCTGTCCATGGCCCGGTCCATCCGCACGGCGGCGAACCTGGCCGACGGACGCCCCCTGATCCTGGTCCTCGGCGACATGCGCGAGCTTGGAAACGAAGCAACCCTGCACCACGAAGCCCTCGGTCGGGTCATCCGTGAAACCGCGCCTGCCGCGATCTTCTACAAGGGCGAATTTCTCGACGCCGTGGCCCGTGGCTATGGCGGACCGATTCACCAGACCGGGAACCTTGAAGAATTTCTTGATGCATGGCGCGGCCTGGGCATTGACCGGGCCGTGGTCCTGGTCAAGGGCTCGCGCTCGCTGAAAATGGAGACCCTGGCAAACGGCCTGTGCCGGGAACTGAACGCGGAAGCACAAGGAGGCACCAATTGA
- a CDS encoding UDP-N-acetylmuramoyl-L-alanyl-D-glutamate--2,6-diaminopimelate ligase yields the protein MFLFSGSHSGKEKDQGVMEFQTLLDKAAKGMVVRTDSRKIQSDECFVAMPGTAVRGLDYIPNALDNGARYIVAPESARDLVAPVVEHKAVAVYVENPAVALGELARAYFHVMDRDLKLVGITGTNGKTTTSYILEHLLVSSGLKVGVLGTVNYRWPGFAMDAPLTTPDCWMIHELLFNMKKADVDVAIMEVSSHALDQYRVAGLDFDAAVFTNLTQDHLDYHGSMEEYFRAKSLLFKDYLRPGKPGVLNYNDPYGRRLLTECEDGIGYGIGDTSLVEHEVGNRQLVSGRIMSMTGQGMELETSYKGKSWVIHSPLVGSFNAMNLLAAQAVGLQLGLNCKDMRKLSTFPGVPGRLERVMNDRQLDIFVDFAHTPDALENVQHTLKGLNFKRLITVFGCGGDRDKAKRPLMAESAARYADVAVLTSDNPRTEEPEAIMDDARPGLARAKHVLEHPNRQAAITMAVAEMEPGDALLIAGKGHEDYQVIGTTKRHFSDVEAALKAIEEVYS from the coding sequence ATGTTTTTGTTCTCTGGCTCTCATAGCGGAAAGGAAAAGGATCAGGGCGTCATGGAATTTCAAACCCTGTTGGACAAAGCGGCAAAAGGCATGGTGGTGCGCACTGATTCACGCAAGATTCAGAGCGACGAATGTTTCGTGGCAATGCCCGGAACAGCCGTTCGCGGCCTAGACTACATCCCCAACGCCCTGGACAACGGCGCGCGCTACATAGTGGCCCCCGAGTCCGCCCGCGACCTGGTAGCTCCTGTGGTGGAGCACAAGGCCGTGGCCGTTTACGTGGAAAATCCGGCCGTGGCCCTGGGCGAACTGGCCCGCGCCTACTTCCACGTCATGGACCGTGATCTCAAGCTGGTGGGCATCACCGGCACCAACGGCAAGACGACCACCTCCTACATCCTGGAACACCTGCTGGTCTCCAGCGGACTGAAGGTCGGCGTCCTTGGCACGGTCAACTACCGCTGGCCCGGTTTTGCCATGGATGCTCCCCTGACCACCCCGGACTGCTGGATGATCCACGAGCTCCTCTTCAACATGAAAAAGGCGGACGTTGACGTGGCCATCATGGAGGTCTCCTCCCACGCCCTGGACCAATACAGGGTGGCCGGACTGGACTTCGACGCGGCCGTGTTCACCAATCTCACCCAGGACCACCTGGACTACCACGGCTCCATGGAAGAATACTTCCGCGCCAAATCCCTGTTGTTCAAGGACTACCTCCGCCCCGGCAAGCCCGGCGTCCTCAACTACAACGACCCGTACGGCCGCCGCCTCCTGACCGAGTGCGAGGACGGCATCGGATACGGCATCGGCGACACCTCCCTTGTGGAGCATGAAGTGGGCAACAGGCAACTGGTCAGCGGACGGATCATGTCCATGACCGGCCAGGGCATGGAGCTTGAAACCTCCTACAAAGGCAAAAGCTGGGTGATACACTCCCCGCTGGTGGGTTCGTTCAACGCCATGAACCTGCTGGCCGCACAGGCCGTGGGCCTGCAACTGGGCCTCAACTGCAAGGACATGCGCAAACTGTCCACTTTCCCCGGCGTACCCGGTCGCCTCGAACGGGTCATGAACGACCGGCAACTCGACATCTTCGTTGACTTTGCCCACACCCCGGACGCCCTGGAAAACGTGCAGCACACCCTCAAGGGACTCAATTTCAAGCGACTGATCACGGTGTTCGGCTGCGGCGGCGACCGCGACAAGGCCAAACGACCGCTCATGGCCGAATCCGCCGCCCGGTATGCGGACGTGGCGGTGCTCACCTCGGACAACCCCCGCACCGAAGAGCCCGAAGCGATCATGGACGACGCCCGGCCCGGTCTGGCGCGGGCCAAACACGTACTGGAACACCCGAACCGGCAGGCCGCCATCACCATGGCCGTGGCCGAAATGGAACCCGGCGACGCGCTGCTCATCGCAGGCAAGGGCCATGAGGACTACCAGGTCATCGGCACGACCAAACGGCATTTCTCCGACGTCGAAGCGGCACTCAAGGCCATTGAGGAAGTGTATTCGTGA
- a CDS encoding division/cell wall cluster transcriptional repressor MraZ, whose product MKFRGHAHRSLDDKGRLILPPEFKDLIRAELPDATIVLTIYDKHVIGITPEQWTRLESELEKVKTPSRDLQNTIRLFNSGYTETHVGSQGRIAIPAHLRKSGKLDKDVVVLGAGKRFEIWSAESFEMLLDEDYDVSSELAEHNVSLPF is encoded by the coding sequence ATGAAGTTTCGTGGTCACGCACACAGAAGTCTGGACGACAAGGGTCGGCTGATATTGCCGCCTGAGTTCAAGGACTTGATTCGCGCCGAGCTTCCGGACGCGACCATCGTGCTGACCATCTACGACAAACATGTCATCGGCATCACTCCCGAACAATGGACCCGGCTTGAAAGCGAACTGGAAAAGGTCAAAACGCCCAGCCGCGATCTCCAGAACACCATCCGCCTGTTCAACTCCGGTTATACCGAGACCCATGTCGGCTCGCAGGGACGCATAGCCATTCCCGCGCACCTGCGTAAATCCGGCAAGCTGGACAAGGACGTGGTGGTTCTGGGTGCAGGCAAGCGATTTGAGATCTGGTCCGCGGAAAGCTTCGAAATGCTGCTCGATGAGGACTATGACGTGTCCTCGGAGCTGGCTGAACACAACGTCTCGCTGCCCTTCTGA
- the mraY gene encoding phospho-N-acetylmuramoyl-pentapeptide-transferase, whose translation MIYNLLVPFSTDVGILNVFRYITFRSVWALLTALILSIVFGPAMIRWLTRIKCGQYIREDGPQHQAKQGTPTMGGIMILFSVGISTLLWADLTNIYVWLTLLVFTGFSAIGFADDYIKVVKRQNEGLSAKAKFSLQCFVATAAIALLINEPAYSTQLSVPFFKNFNPDLGWFYLPFAMVVMVGASNAVNLTDGLDGLAIGPMVVAMATFAIFVYVSGHATMAEYLQVQNIQGIGEVSVFCGAMVGAGLGFLWFNAHPAQVFMGDVGSLGLGGALGFVAVLAKQELLLAIVGGVFVFETLSVILQVGYFKLTGGKRIFKMAPLHHHFELKGIPESKIIVRFWILSILMALMALSTLKLR comes from the coding sequence TTGATTTACAATCTGCTCGTACCGTTCAGCACGGACGTTGGCATCCTCAATGTCTTCCGGTACATCACCTTCCGCTCGGTGTGGGCGCTCCTGACCGCGCTCATCCTGTCCATCGTGTTCGGACCGGCCATGATCCGCTGGCTGACCCGCATCAAATGCGGCCAATACATCCGCGAGGACGGTCCCCAGCATCAGGCCAAGCAGGGCACGCCCACCATGGGCGGCATCATGATCCTCTTCTCCGTGGGCATCTCGACCCTGCTCTGGGCAGACCTGACCAACATTTACGTCTGGCTGACCCTGCTCGTGTTCACCGGATTCAGTGCCATCGGCTTTGCCGACGATTACATCAAGGTCGTCAAACGCCAGAACGAGGGACTGTCCGCCAAGGCCAAATTCTCCCTGCAATGCTTTGTCGCAACGGCGGCCATAGCCCTGCTCATCAACGAACCGGCCTATTCCACCCAGTTGTCCGTGCCGTTCTTCAAGAATTTCAACCCGGACCTCGGCTGGTTCTATCTGCCCTTTGCCATGGTGGTCATGGTAGGAGCCAGCAACGCGGTCAACCTGACCGACGGGCTGGACGGCCTGGCCATCGGTCCCATGGTGGTGGCCATGGCCACCTTCGCCATCTTCGTCTACGTGTCGGGCCACGCCACCATGGCCGAATATCTCCAGGTGCAAAACATCCAGGGCATCGGCGAGGTGTCGGTTTTCTGCGGGGCCATGGTCGGCGCAGGCCTCGGATTCCTCTGGTTCAACGCACACCCGGCCCAGGTCTTCATGGGCGATGTCGGCTCACTGGGACTTGGCGGCGCCCTCGGGTTCGTGGCCGTGCTGGCAAAACAGGAACTGCTGCTGGCCATAGTGGGCGGCGTGTTCGTGTTCGAAACCCTCTCGGTCATCCTCCAGGTAGGCTATTTCAAGCTGACCGGGGGCAAACGCATCTTCAAGATGGCCCCGCTGCATCACCACTTCGAACTCAAAGGCATCCCGGAATCCAAGATCATCGTCCGTTTCTGGATTCTCTCCATACTCATGGCCCTGATGGCCCTGTCCACGCTGAAACTGAGGTAA